AAGGGGCTCTTTGCGTCCGTTCTTTTAACTTTAGTCCCTAACCGCCGGTTCAGTTCATTGGCTTTGAATTTTCTGCTTGCACCGGTAGATCCCGCTGATCGATGTTTTCCTGAAAAGCAGGGTGCTGTTCTTGAACTGCTTCTGCTGCCTGCGGCAAGCTTGGGGAAGTCCGGCGTCCAAAAACTTTTCTACTCATCTTTGGAATAACGGCAAGGCCGGCAATAATCAGAAACCAAAGCTTCTTCGCAAATATTAGAATCGTGGCCAGCAGACCGACTTTTTTGGCCACCGCCAGACCGGACGGTGGGCATGATTTCTTGCGAAAGAGCAAAACCACAAGGGTTCTGAATGGCTGATTAGCCTACGATGCCCGCCACTCCATGTGAAGTCTTTGGAGTATCAGTTGAGAATTCCTACGTAAAAAACTGGAAAGAGCCAAATTTATTTTAAAAAATCAAATAGTAAGACTGCAATGCTTACTGCAAGCGTTATATAACCCCCAAAAACCACGGCCTCGCGGCTCCTTACTCCTTGTATTTTAATTTTAAGAAAAAAATCTGGGGTTAAAATTTGAAATATTGAACTTATAATACCTATCAATGCAATAATCGACAATCCAGTCATTTAATCACCTACTATTGTTATTTAAGCTTCTCGGAATACGAAATTCCGCTTTGGCTCTGGCCTTTCGGCTAGGGCCGTTTATTGTTTCACCTCAAAAACTCATCGCGAACAAACTTTCCTCTTGACATTTTTGAAACGCCCCAATAATCGCCGAGAAGCATTTATTACTGCCTATCTCCGATGAAATGGGTGATTCAATTGCTTCCTGCCACGCGCGCTCATGAGGCGTACCTTCAATTTGTAAAGCAACAATTAGCAACTCACTACGGAGAATCCTTGATCTTCCTTCAGGATTTTTACGCGGACCTCATCTTCTGGGTCATTCCAATCGACTTGTCTCGAACCGCCTTCATCATGAAGGACGGCTATTCCGTAAAAACGAAAGGACGAAAACCCCGTGATCCTGCGAACATGCTCCGAAGCATACTTCTTATGACCAAGCTGCAATATAGCGTGGATGATTGGGTGCACCAGCTTCGCACGATTCCGATCTATGCGATCTTGAGCGGCTTCTCACCAGGCGATGTTCCTAGCATTGGAACCTTCTACGACTTCTTCCGCCGCCTCTGGAACGCGGATTCTCCGCACAAGACCGGGAGAAAAAAGCGCAAGCTCAAGAAACCCAAGAAGAAAGGAAAGAAGAACGAAAAGCAGGAACCGAAAAACCCCGGAATTACGGAAAAACTCGTCGCTCGAGCGATGCGGTCGGATTCGATTCATTACTCACCCAAGGCTCACGATCGCCTCATGGCTTTATTCCAGCAGATGTTCGTCTTGCCCTCGGCTGAGAAAGGGTTGCTCGGCAACACCGCGAGTTTTAGCGTCATCGGCGACGGCTCCCCGGATGTAACCGGTGCCCGCGCTTACGGCAAATTTCTTTGCAAGTGCCGCTTCCAAGGGAACTGGAAGTGCGAGTGCAAGCGACAATTTGCCGATCCAGACGCCGATTGGGGCTGGGATAGCTATCGCGAACGCTATTACTTCGGCAGAACGTTATATATGTTTTGCGCGGCGGACAGTCCATACAACTTGCCGGTATATCCTCGACTCTTCCGCGCAAGTACCCATGACATGGTTTCTTGGGTTTGCGGGTACCGTGAATTGCTTCACTGGTACCCGCAATGGAAACTGGGAGAAGCGATTCTGGATTCCGCCCACGACGCTTTCCCCATTACCATGGTGGAACATGACGATGTTAGCAGCATCATCGACCTGAATCCCAGGCGTTCCGGCATAACAGACGATATAACATTCGGCACGGTTGGTGTTCCCACCTGCCCCATACTGTGGTAAAAATTCCAAGACGTTTCGAAACAAGTGGCGATGCCCGGCAAAAGTCGGTAAGTGGGAGTGTCCTCATCCGTGTTCTTCTTCCGGGTACGGCCGTACGGTATACACATCTACCAAGGACAATCCGCGCTGGTTCCCGCGCATTCGTCGAGATAGCAAAGAATGGGCGGAACGCTATGCGCTTCGTACAGGCATCGAACGCTGCGTCAAGCGCCAGAAGATCGATTACAAGCTCGAATCTTCGCGCGGTCGGAGCTCCCGTCACTGGAACATTCGGGTCTATCTCATCGCCATGTGCCAGCATGCGGACGCATGGCTTGAGGAATCGAAGAAGCACAACCAGTTACATACGGTTCAGCAATGGCTACACGAACCTGTCGCGCCGTAGTGTTTATTTTTTAAAAATAGGGGCACTTCGGTTTCTTTGGCATGCTCATTTTTGAAAATCACTTTCATCATCATGCGATTTTTCATTTTCTGCCCTCATCACCCCTTATTAGGACTCGAAATCCCTATTTAATTCCGAGCTCCTTCTTATTATTAGTATTTGTTCTGGTACTACCATCCTCCCCCATTTAACATATTTATCCATTCTTGTGCGCTTGGGGCTCCTTTATATGCTGGTCTTAAGGTGGCAGTTCCCCCAAGATTAACAGGGAGTGGAAATACTAATGCTTGTTCGTTATCAACTGATACCGGAAGAAAATACACTTCAGCAGCAAGCCCAGCACCTCCACCTACATTTATGTCTATATATTTAGTACTACTCTGTCACATCCCTAAATATGGTAGAATAGTAGAGAGAATACTAGAATCGAGGGATGATCATGTATCATATTTCTCCCGAAGGTCTACCGGAACTGAGCATATTCATGGGACACTTTGATGAATATTGCCATCGACTTGAAACGTGGCAAGCGATGGAGAACTACGTGACGGGTCTGTTGTTGCCCATCGAACGCAAAAATTGTGAACAGATGGCCGCGGCTATTCCGGGTTGCCATGCCCAGCGACTGCATAATCTGCTCACCACGGCTTCGTGGGATGAACAGGCAGTTAATGACAAACGGTTGAACTTGTTCCTGGAACGATTCGGCCGGGAGCCGGGATATCTCGTGTTTGACGATACCGGTGTCCCAAAAAAAGGGAAAGGGTCGGTGGGGGTAACACGTCAGTATTCGGGAACGCTCGGTAAGATTGGAAATTGTCAAGTCATCGTTACCAGCCAGTTCGTTACCCCGCAAGGAAAAAGTTGTCCCGTCGATGCTCAGTTGTATCTTCCGGACGAATGGACAAAAGATCAGTCAAGGTGCCATCGATCTCACGTACCGGAAACGACGGTGTTTAAAACAAAAACGGAGATGGCGGTCGACTTGCTGGACCGAGCCATTGCCCGATCTCTACCCATTCGGGCGGTGCTCGGCGATGCCGGCTATGGCAGAAATCCAGATTTTCTGGAAGCCATTGAAAAACGAAAGCTTCCCTATGTCATTGCCGTTCCAGCCTGCTTCAGCGTCCGCAGGGTTGAGGATGTCCAGAAAGGCCGAGAGGAACTACAAAAAGCTCAAGCTGCTGCGTCTCCTAAAGGACGACCGCGTTCTCGCCTTCTTGCCCCTGCCTATACAGCACAAAGT
This window of the Ferviditalea candida genome carries:
- a CDS encoding IS701 family transposase produces the protein MYHISPEGLPELSIFMGHFDEYCHRLETWQAMENYVTGLLLPIERKNCEQMAAAIPGCHAQRLHNLLTTASWDEQAVNDKRLNLFLERFGREPGYLVFDDTGVPKKGKGSVGVTRQYSGTLGKIGNCQVIVTSQFVTPQGKSCPVDAQLYLPDEWTKDQSRCHRSHVPETTVFKTKTEMAVDLLDRAIARSLPIRAVLGDAGYGRNPDFLEAIEKRKLPYVIAVPACFSVRRVEDVQKGREELQKAQAAASPKGRPRSRLLAPAYTAQSLIEELNDTCWQTVTWREGTKGMLTKQFSYIRAY
- a CDS encoding transposase gives rise to the protein MLPATRAHEAYLQFVKQQLATHYGESLIFLQDFYADLIFWVIPIDLSRTAFIMKDGYSVKTKGRKPRDPANMLRSILLMTKLQYSVDDWVHQLRTIPIYAILSGFSPGDVPSIGTFYDFFRRLWNADSPHKTGRKKRKLKKPKKKGKKNEKQEPKNPGITEKLVARAMRSDSIHYSPKAHDRLMALFQQMFVLPSAEKGLLGNTASFSVIGDGSPDVTGARAYGKFLCKCRFQGNWKCECKRQFADPDADWGWDSYRERYYFGRTLYMFCAADSPYNLPVYPRLFRASTHDMVSWVCGYRELLHWYPQWKLGEAILDSAHDAFPITMVEHDDVSSIIDLNPRRSGITDDITFGTVGVPTCPILW